CATCCGTATACGTTGATACATACCAAGTCATACATAAACCTAATAACAAGAACATACATacttaaatacatatacatatatacacatctaCAAACAggcaaaacatacatacatacatacatacatacatacatacatacatacatacatacatacacataataATATGCTAATAATAGtaactagtaatagtaataatagtaatggtaaaatgtaataataataacggtactataataatggaaataataataataataataataataataataataataataataataataataatgatgatgatgatgatgatgatgatgataataattaaaataataataataataataataataataataataataataataataataatagtgataatattactattaccaattaattaattaataataatataataataatgatactagtgataataatattactagtgtaaAGATCGTTTATTTATTCAAAACTTAATTATATAATAcaccattaattattaattattgaagAAATGATCAACAATTCCACTACGCTCATACTCAACTATCTAACGACATGAATTATGAATAGTTGAATAGTTGAATAGTTGATAGAACTACAAAATAGTCTCACAAGTAAATAGTTAATAGAAGGTTGATGTATGTATGCCCGGCCACATGCCCTTGAAAACGATATAAATACAATTTATAGATCAACTTTgctgtaaaataataaaaaaaaaaaaaaaaaaaaacttgcaaATGACATTAATTTGATAGAAGGATATATTGACCCCTTGAAAAATGTATTTATATAGACATAATACATGATAGTAGTGTTGAACGTACATGATATAAGTGTAGTGCGATGGCAAAAAAAAAACTATGACCCGTATGTATCCCTCCATGATGGGCGTGTAAAAATCATAAAAGTTTAACCTGCGGGCACGGGTAGGGGTAAAAATTGTAGTTGCCAACAGGTCGGGGTGGTCGTTGATAAAACTCGATCAGCTAATCCTTGAATTGTTCAAGACGCCGTCGCTACTCATGGAGTAGTTAAGTATATACTAGTGAAGTAACTCataagtacaacaacaacaatactcaatcctGCATATACGAGGTACGGGGGAGGCGAGATGTAGATCATCATTCCTCTACCCTAGAATAGAAGATATGTCGTTTCTTTAACCACGAGTCGAGAAAAAAATTATCCACTCACAGAAAGAGAAAGTCATCCCCTCTCTACTCTAAGTCTAAAAGAAATAATCTAGTTCCTGAAAGTCTGCATAAGAAAGATCATTATTATATATCTACTTGTATTATTATATGATACGGAGTACTATATACTAtactatctagatatttatattggGTTGATCAATTCAAGTGTGAttgactatattttttttttttttgaattggcGAGTAAATCATCCTATGAACGAGTATATTGATTCTTTTATAGAGGGTAAACCTTGAGTAATCGAGTCCCTGAGTGCGAAATCTGGTATCGGGTGAATTGCGCACAAGGTGCTCCCTCTGATGACACTCTCTTTTTGAACGAAATGACTTTGCCAAGATTCGAactcgggtggtgtgcttcatcgaGCAACTCAGTGACCACTTAGGCAAGCCTTGATAAATGACTATATTATAATGAATCATAAGATAAGTATACGAGTATATGACACATGGATTGTTCAATGTCCAAACAAAAATAgttatagttattaattattaattaatatggtTGGTTTGTAATGCGATCACATGGAAACGGATACCAGGCTTTGTGTTGGGCTTCGACAGGCTTCGAcccaatttttatttaattattattattattattattattattttttctgattttaatttatataaaatatttatataaaataaaaaaacttatattttaaaaacctaaaaataaaaaaatatatatatttttttaattttatagtaaaaatgaaaaattagcttttaaaaatatataaactttttatacacttatatatagaatatatatatatatatatatatatatatatatatatatatatatatatatatatatatatatatatatatatatatatatatatatatatatatatatatatatatatatatatatatatatatatatatatatatatatttctttttaatgttttatatttttttttttttcttttggaacatttcggttataattatggttttgattgtagtttggtcttggcggttgataattacgtcgctaaaatgacaagtcaactatgcatataaatataatgtaatatatatataattatataaaattatatatatatatatatatatatatatatatatatataagtgtcgacaagcttgcaaacaaaagatcctgagctgtaaaatggtgccatgcgatcgcatggcctggaggcataaactccatgcgatcgcatggagtcctgtagctacccaagtgctataaaaagcaacgaattcggacgaatgaattacacctttttctttttcttcctctttaatcataattatatttttaattataattttaattttaaattaagtttaataataattgatgtGCGAGCGGTGGTACgtgaaatactattattatttattacgaaatgcgatacaaattacacaagttttatatagtttatttacagatggatatacctaaaccttgctacaacactataggcagtgtacctaatcgtagagtagtatagtttttagtaagtccggttcgttccacagggagacgacttattctacactatatttttatataactatatttgtacaaaatataaatatatatatatatattacaattattattattaaaaaaggaggttttaccatttaatgactggtttgtcgattttatattttaagcgaagcgtaaaagaGATTACCTAGATTAAACTAAAAAAAGTCAGACATTGATTCTCATATATGTAGATTACCTGGATAGTTAAATTTTCTTTACTTGCTGAGTCGCTACTTCAGAGGATCTATGCAATTCTTCTTATAAGGGGTTAACTCCTTCCTATATGTTCTGAAGGTGGATGCCTCAATATATATGGGACAATAATAATTGTAAGACGATTTATACTACAAAATGAATAAATGTCACCATGCAGAATTGAGCCCCTTCTTGCCTTCCCTATGTTTACTCGCTGATCATAACATCATTGTTTTCATCAACTTGATAATTGACCATACACAAATACGttgtttattattagattttatgtGATTAAAAAAATGATTCAGCGGTTCCAGATTAGTCAAAAGTCCACCTAGACCAAGAATATTAACCACAAGCATCTTAAACGCGCAACAAGAATCGAATTCAAGAAACAATAACCGATtcaaacatttcatcaaacaccttttgCGAACATGTCAACACCCCAAAACCAGTATAAATACCAATCATCAAATTTCGAACATACACATCATCAACAACCCCAAAGTTAACAGAAAGAGCATCATCACTCTGATCAACGTTGACACGTCCTTTCAATATAAAGGGAATACTAATACAATCTGGCACAATGTAATTCAACAAGATTTGCTTATACACAGCCAATGAATGTGGTTTTCCAACAGTGTTACTTAAATTACTAGAATACGCTCTGATACTTGCGCTGTATGTAAAGAGATTGGTGTTATCGGTTACTAGAGAAACAAGAGAAGCATAATTGAGTGATCCAAATGATGAAATGTGCATCGATTTCTAAAAACATGTTGAACGAATTAGTATAAGATTTCTCATGTTCTTACAGTTGTCTAATACTCGTAAAAATGCCTATCGATTTCAAATATTTGCGAAAACGGACATAGATTACACGATGGTCATTTTTACACGAAAACTGTATTTACAAGTAATTAATCAACATAATAAAAAGTAAAATATCTTGATTAATTTCACAGATCTAATAATCTGACATAGATTTATTTATGTTTCATCATATAGTAGACTAACACACATAGAAAGTATATAATGAAAGATCAATTCAATATGATTACATGTTCCAGATTATATTTTTGAACGATAAGATGCATATAAGGGTAGTCCATTGTCCATGTGCAGGGTGAACATGGTTCTGTATGTAGCTTCTTTACTTTCATCCACCAGTTTAAACTTGAAATAGTAAACAAGAAAAGCTGCCATTATCTTCATTGTCTGTATGCAAATTCTTTCCCTAAGCATATTCTTGGTCCTCCCTAAACAAATGCATTTCAATTTAGTTATGGGTGTCAACTAAAatgcacatatatatcaaattcacaTTCACAAGAGCATAAAATATCTTTGTTACTTACTTGAAATGCTGTAAATTTGAATGGACTGTCAGGCTGAAAAACACCATCATGGAGCCACCTTTCGGGCCGAAATTGCTCTGCATCTTCACCCCAAATGTATGTCATTCTTCCCATTGGGTATGGCATATAGCCTATACCGTCTCCTTTCTTGATCTTGAAACCATCCGGTAAAATATCATCTTTCTCTGAACACTTCCCATCCTGAACAACCAAGCTTACATGAGTTAGAAGTACCAAATGCACCCAGTTTACTTAATTATGGTTAAGGTTATAAGTTTTTCTCTCCCAGGAGGGCTAGTAATCCAATCTCATAGTCTAATGAACGCAGTTCAGCATAATTACTTCC
This genomic window from Rutidosis leptorrhynchoides isolate AG116_Rl617_1_P2 chromosome 2, CSIRO_AGI_Rlap_v1, whole genome shotgun sequence contains:
- the LOC139889954 gene encoding pentatricopeptide repeat-containing protein At5g06540-like — encoded protein: MHISSFGSLNYASLVSLVTDNTNLFTYSASIRAYSSNLSNTVGKPHSLAVYKQILLNYIVPDCISIPFILKGRVNVDQSDDALSVNFGVVDDVYVRNLMIGIYTGFGVLTCSQKVFDEMFESVIVS